TCAGTCTGTGAATAACAAGCATAGAATCTAGCTCAATTTCTACATTTGTCAAACCCAAACTACCAATGAGCTAAAGACCATGCAATAAACCCATTACTTCTGCATAGTTGTTAGAGTGATGTCCTAAAGACGCTGCGAAACCACCTATGAAACCACCCTGATTATAACCCCTCTTGCCTCTACAAGACCTGGATTAACCAGAGAACAACTATCTACATTTAACTTGACCCAACCATCCTTAGGAGGCTGTCATTTTACCTTAGAAATACTCGATGTACATGATGAAGGGATAGGAAGGTTCAAGCATCAGAGTACCTCTTCATCTCGCCTACTGAATTGCCTGGCCTCTTTCAATTTAATAGCTATCTGGGAAAGTCAAAATCGAATAAAACACCATATTGTCTGAACAGATTCAACTACCACTCCATTCTCGCCCTACACCTGCGCCACCATAGACGCCATGTTAAGATCGACGGCAACAGATCAAGCAGTTGTCCACTACATGATGAATTCTTTGCTCTTATATGCCAACAAGCAACTCTATCCCTCCAGGATCTACCCACCATTCTCGGCACTCCAAGAAACATAGAGCAAACACTCCATAATTCTTCTGCGAATTCGCCTATTGCAAATACATGATCAAGATCTTCATAGGAATGAATTGAACAACAATCACATCAGGACACTAACGGAATACCGATCCTCCTAACTCGATCATCTAGTGGGAGACATTCACGCATTGTTTTCCACAtagttacataatttttatttggaaggGCTGGATTCCAAACCCATCTCACCCAAGGAAACACAGACCCCTTTGTTCTTATACAATTCCAAGCACTACGTGTAGAGAAATTCCCATAAGAATTCGGTAGCCAGATTAATAAATCTTTACCCGATTTAACCCTTCCAAGTTGTTCAATgatttcctctattttttcatGCCCCATGAGTcgagtaaataaataaacattccAACCCATAGCAGACTTACAATCGCTCACGCCCAAACCAGCAATCATGCCAAAATGAAACCTTGCCATctttaattttccatttcaaattCGCATGTACTAACAGGACACTCTTCAAAAGCATCTTCCAAAACTTAGACCCTTTTTTAGGAGCAACCAGTTATTTACTAAGACAAAAAGTTGCCCATAAAGACGAGCCTTGAAGTAAATTCTATGATAGCTTCATATGCAATGACATCTGTACCTCACGCAAATTCAGCAAACCCAAACGACCTTCAAAAACAGGCTTGCAAATCTTCTCCCAAGAACACCATTTTCTCTGATTTTTTCCATCCTTTACTCCCAAAAACAAATTACtcataatttttgtaattttgtgaaTGACTGATTGGGGAGTCTGCATAATAGAGAAACAATGCACTGGAATACTTTGCAAAACATGCTTTAATAAGAGAAATCGAGCCCCACTAGATAAAAGTCTCGCTTTCCATCTTTCCAACTGATCACGATTTTTACTAACCATGTATTTTAATGAGCACTCAACAACCGACCACAAACAATTGGCACGCCCAAATAATTGAACGGAAACCTCCCTTCCATAAAACCCATTACCTGAAGCAATATACGCCTTCAAGTTGAAGTAATatgtttagagaaaaaaatagaggactTTCTCTTATTCACCACTTGTCCTGACCACTCTTCATAAACTTTCAAAACATTAGTAATCGACCTCAAAGACGCCTTGCTCCCATTAGAAAAAAGcacaatatcatcagcataaagaagatgaaaaataataggaGTACCTCTTGGATAATAGAACGGAACAATTCTTCCTAATTCCacctatttttttatcattctagtACAAAATTCTTCtactaaaataaacaaataagctGACAATGGATCTCCTTGTCACAGGCTTCTCCCTCCTTTAAAAGAACCCTTAGGAATATCATTCATGACCACAAAAAACCATGTAACAATGATGCATTGCCAAATAAGTGAGCAAAAAAATTCTGAGAAGCCAAACGACCTCAAAACAACAAAAGGAATGCCCAGTCAACACTATCGTAAGCCTTTGCCATGTCAATCTTCATAACTACATTCCCACCATGAATTGGCCTATTAATAGCATGTATCATCTCTTGTGTCAGACTGATGTTCTCCAAAATACTCCGGCCCGGGATGAATGCTCATTGttcaagagaaattattttggtTAACAGCGGTGTAAGTCGATTAACCAAAATCTTAGagcacattttataaaacaccgaaCATAAGCTTAttggtctaaatttatcaagGCTTACTGGATTTGCCGCTCTTGGAATCAGAACCAAGTAAGAAGCAGTATAAAAACGGGGGAGAGCCATACCTGTAAAAAACTCAGCCACTGCCACAACAACATCAGAACCAACAATATGCCAACAGGACCGATAAAAACCCGAGTCAAACCCGTCAAGACCTGGGCTACTGTCTACTAGGATAGACATCAAGGCCTTATAAACCTCCTGCGACGTCGGAATACTGCATAAAGCCTCATTATCAACCTGTTGAATCACCTTCTTCACCAAGACCCTCCAAATTTGGTTCTACACGAGATGCACCAgcttccaaaatttttttaaaatattgaaccATTCCCTCATGAGTCTGTTCCAGAGAGGAGAGAATTGAGCCATCTGCAAGCTGCATTTCCTTCACTTCTTTATAATTTTAGCGACTGACAGCACGAAAGAACATCGCATTTGCTTCACCCTTTTGTATACAAGATTGCTTATCTTGTTGTGCCAATCTTTGCTCTCCTTTGTCAAGCCAAACTGAAATGTCAACTTGAGATACAACAAGGTTAGTTTCGACATCTTCTGAAAAAGCAGTTTGCAAACTTTCCTCTAATACTCTTATCCGATCTTCAAGTTCCGCAATATGCTTCTCAGTCCTGCCAAAAACTTGTTTATTCCATAATCTAAGAGCCACCTTCAAATCTTTGAGTTTCCTCATCAAATTGTTGAGCTTAGAACCCCTTTCTATGCCGTTCCAAGCCTGATAAACACAATGAAAAAATTGGTCATGAGAAACCGACATTTGCTGGAATTTGAAGGAAGGAAACCAGTATGGATCCAATTTTGCATCCAATGAAAACTGCATTGGTGCATGGTCCGAGAAGTCCTATTGAGGTACTTCATATGAGCATTAGGAAAAGCATCTAAAGCTACAACATTAAGAAAGGCATGGTCCAAATGTGCCCAGCTTCTAGAGAGACCTgcatgcccattacaccaagagagaGGCTGACAAGAAAACCGCATCTCTAACAAACCACAAGCATCCACCCAgttattaaaatcatccattgtAGCAGCAAGTCTCGGATGTCCCCATTGCCTCTCATTATCCTGccttattatattaaaatcccctGAAACAAACCAAGGAATATTATTAGAGTTCAAAGCTGACAAAGAACTCAAAAGTCGTCTTCTATCCATATAATAGCACTTAGCATAAACAAAAGTGACTAAAATctctttcaaattatatttgagTTGAATTGATAAGAACTGATCCCCCATGTTAACCATTGTGAGTTCTATATCTTGGGACCAAAAAATCCACAGTTTCCCTCCAACACTAATATTCAAGtcacaaaactcaaaattcaatCGATCTCGCCATAACAATAAACAACTTGATCCACCATTGGTTATGCAATAACTAGGACTTTCGGTCATAACTTTGATACTAACTTCTTAAGATGTCTAGACAAGGTCCCAATACCTCGAGTGTTCTAGAACAAATAAGAAATCatcataaattaagatgagaGGGCTTGCTTTTAACCCTCAATGATCCCCTTAGCTTAGTACCTTTATTCTGCAAAGTAGACTCATGATGAACATCATAATCAGATAAAACTGACTTTCCCTTGGCCAAAAGCTCCAGCACATCATCCGATTCAAAATCTGAACAAGTATGAACCTCAAAAGCCTCCTCTCTTTTGAGTTCCATGCCAACATAAACTGAATTCCCCCTATCCCTCTCAATTAATTCTGCAATCGTACATTATCCTGACCACAAGAAAAATCAGCCACTCCCTCCTCATGAGGATCACCTTCAGTGTCAGAGATAACCTCCCCCAAAAATTCACCCAGATGAGTGCCTACACCACGGTCTAAAGGAATGATCCCTAATGCATTCTCTTCATGATGCGCAGTCACATATTCTCTTCATGAGAAAGAACAACCTTCTTTTTAAAGGTTCTTTTGCTCACTCGAATGTTATTGTGAAGGAAGCAAGAGGTATATTGGATATGCTAAATGAGGAGGATTCCAGCTAGGATCGTGGGCATGCTTGTATCTTAACTAAGGATTGGCAGGCTCCTCCATCAAACTAGCTTAAGATGAATTGGGACAGTGCAGTAGACAAGGCCAAAGCAGTAATTGGAGTGTGAGTAGCAGTTAGGGACAACTCTGGTCAAACCATTGCTACCATGAGGACCAAAAAACATCTCTTCCCTGATCCATTACTAGCAGAGGCATTTGGAGCCcttaaaacaatatattttggTACGAAGCTTGGCCTATCTCAAGTGATTATTAAAGGAGATTCTCTACAAGTCATCAATGATCTTAGAAGGGATAAAGAAGGCTGTAATAGTACAAGTATGTTTGTATGTGAGGCAAAAcaacttctaaaaaaatttgCCAAGTGGGAGGTTTCTCATGTTAGAAGAAATGGCAATACTATGGCTCACTTGTTGGCAAAAGATGCTATTTCCATCTATAATCATATTATAACGTTGGGAGACCTCCCTCTTTGTATCCATTTGATTTAATAGAATGGAACtgaattactcaaaaaaaaaaaaaaaaaaaaaatttcggtaccaaaaataaaataaaatatttttttcggTCCCTCCATTTCCGAAACCCAAACCCTTCTCCTCAGAAGTCACTTCGGCACCCTTCCCTTTCTACTGGTTTTGAACCAGATCATTCAGCAGCATGTCCAATCCCAAAACAAGATCATCTTTCAAACCCTCCAGTCCCAATGCGAAACCCCGCTTCAGAGCCAAACCCAGGTCATTGTGAATTATGATAATAATGAAAAAGCTCGTACTCTCACAAAAACATTACTTTGCCTATCTTACAACATTCATACTGTTCCAATAAGAATCTTATTCCcattttaatgctattttttttttttgggggggggggggaatattGCAGGCTCTGAATCTTCCAATGGCGGTTCGGCATCAGAACTTCGTGTTTTTGTGaggaaaaagagagggagaaagactATAGAGACTCAAGAAACGAAGTATGAAGCAGAACCTCTTGACCAAAAAGTAAGAATATTAGTTCTTTATTAAATTcagaaactttttttaattgttttatatttgatcCAGCATTTAGGTGATTTGAGTAGCCTCTATTTCTCGCTCATGACAAAAACAATGagctatttaaatttatattatttgtttatttttatttaaccatTGTAAACCTGCCACAAATTATGATTGCCTTAAATTTATTTCTGCTTTGTCAGTTCAGAAATTGGTGTGTAattcaacttatatatattgctCAAGACTTTGTCTATAAAATCATTTGAACGGATGGATCTTACTTTCATTGCTTCGCAGAAATTCATTACACTCTTTGTGGCTTCGCAGCTAGagtttttcttggttattttGCTAGGCACTGAGGTCCACTGGAGCTTGTTCTATTACTGGGTTTTCAACTTCTATTAACTCCTTAAAGTGTGTCAAAATTATTAACCATTTGTGGAATAAATGATGTACGATAAAATCCAATATTTAGCTTTAAGTCCTGCTTAATGGTTACAATTTCTTAATTGATCCATAAAGAAGAATTGTTTATCGTGATCAACTTTTTCTATGCAGCTACGTGGTCCACCTGAAATCGAAGAATTTGGGTACAAACAAGTGAATGGATCTTTTCAGTCAAGTAACACCTCCTTTGCCAATGGTCTCGTAACATTTGCGATGTCTTTAGTAGCATATAAGCATATAATAATACATAAGATGTTTTATGCTATTGTGGGTCCTGCTTACCAATGATTAGAAATGTTTTAGGTTATTGCAGTTCACATGCATCTTTTGAAAGACACTTATCAAACagaaaaacatgcatttatTCAAACCTATTGTGCATTTTTGGCATATAATACTGAAATGGGTGATTTCATCTCGCTTAGCCTATATCTTTGTCTTTTGAGTCATTTTTCTAGTACACTACAGCGGTGGAAACTTTTCTGAGCAAGCCACGATTTGAATCTTTTATCTGTGATGGGGTACCTCTGAATAGTAAGTTCATTGTATTCAGCATACTtttaacaataagaaaaattgaattgactTTGGAAAAAGTCCCTACAGGTGAACCACCTCGTTCTGTGATGGGGTACCCCTGCTGTTTAGTTACATGATTAATATTCAACTGCTTAACTGTTTGTTTGATGATCTGCTGTTTAGTCCCTACAGGTGAACCACCTCCAAATTGGGAAAAAGTCCTTGAAGGAATTCGCAAAATGAGGTCTACTGAGGATGCACCAGTGGACACGATGGGATGTGAGAAAGCTGGCAATTCTCTTCCTCCTAAGGTAAGATTATCTGTTGTCTGGCAATGGGTATAGTTAATGGAAGAAAGCATACCTTAAATTGTTATCATATCACTTTATCAGCAGTTGATACTTTCTCTAACAATGAgatcaaatcttcaacttcatATTACAGAGGCCCAGAAATTGACAAAATACCTTTGAAGTTCATATGTCCTGGGCATGGAATGGGAAGGGAAAATCATggtaataagttaaaaaaaaaaaggaaaaaggagatGCCAAAGAAATTAAAGTAATGGCTACATAATTCGTTTTTAGTAATTTTGCGATAAATCATAATTTGTTGTATTATGTTTGTATTTTCCTGGGAAGGGCGTAGTTAGGAGCTGTGTTGGACTTTAGGAAAACCTGTTGAGGTTCAAAAGCATTGGACTGGAAGGTGGTGACTCACACCATTAAGTAGGCAAGATGAACTTGGCATGCTTTAGCCTTTAAGACTCTATGAGATGCTGGGAGCTGTAATGAGTTTTGAGCATTGAATGGTCCTTTGGATTGAGTGCCAAGATCTGCAGATTTGTGGCAGGTATTCTGCTGCAAGAGGCGTGAATTTAggttaagaagaaattatatttaatttcattttgaggaaatttctttTGACACCTCCTCTCAAATATTATTTGACAAAATGATACTTAATTTCCTTCGAGAAAACTTCATTTTGAAGAAGTGATATTTAAGTCATTTGGTCTACCTGATGACCAAGCAAGACATATTTGAACTTacaatatgagtaatgctacatacagtcatggCTTTTGCAAGTGCCATGCACTGCTTTTGagaaagagtggggtctactattaaaaaattaattttttcatgtggatcccatattcactcatttttttgaaaatgagtgcGTAACGCTTGCGACTCTAtaacttcaaatatcatttttcttagatTGCATAAACAATAACTAGGTTTTTACTGTTTTCAAAAAGTTACAGATTTTCACTTTTCGCACAATTAATTTATGGGTAAAAACCTCACAAATACCTCCGTCCAATAccagataattttttaattgcatGAAAATCTGGTAACTGTTTGCAAAACAGTAAAAAACTAGGTAATGATTCTGTAAGTAACCCCCAGAATTAATTTGAAACAAGCATGAGTTAATTTTGGACCGGTAGTCAAATGGTCTTTGATGGGCCCAAGTTTGCATTGGCTTTGCAGGCTGCATCACCCTAGTACATATATTCTTATTCCAATGTCAGTGCTGTGTTTTTCCATGGACTTTCTATTTCATGCATGAAGCATCAAATTGGTAGgttaattattcatattttgtCTTTATCAGGAAAGAAGATTTGCTGTCTTAGTATCTTCGCTTCTGTCAAGTCAAACCAAGGATAACGTTACTCATGGCAAGTACTTCCACCCTTAAAGTTTATTGGCATTGACAGACGTGTTTTAATAGCCTGTTTTGAAATGAAGGCAGTTGACTATTTTTTGTACTTTTCTATCCTGAGTGTAAAACAATCGCACAATTACACACCGCTAGGATCAACTGATGAGCCTTCCTTTTAAAGAGCTAACAATGCAAGGAAGACCACCTTGCCTCCGAGTGACAAGTTATGATGACAACAGCGATATTATCTCAGTACTCAGGATACAATAATGGGGCCTTTGTCCAAAGATACAAGGTATTAAGAACAAAAAGCTTTTAACTCCAACACCAATCTTTCCCAGTCCTCAAAGCTATGCTGATTTCTTTCCCACCATAGTACACACAAATGGACCATCTTACACATGGGAATCCACTTTTCATGGTTAAAGTGTCCATTCCAACATGTTAAATCCACCACCTAGGAAGGCACCACCCAATCGATCCCAAAAAGATTGAAGAACATTCTCAATAGGATGATTACAATCTTGCAATGTAAAAGAAGATGATCCATCGATTCCTCATTTTTCCTACACATGCAAAGTTGATTAACCATTAGGATGCCACATCTTCTCACGTCGTCCAAGGTGAGGATTCTCCCTAGTGCTGCTGTCCACGTGAAGAAAGCCACTTTTGGGGGAGCTCTATTTCTCCAAATAAGCTTCCATGAGAAAGGAGCGTTGCTGTGAGTAAACAGTATGACTTTACTTCAGGCACTCCTCTCCTAGATGGGATCCAAACCATTTTATCATAACTATCCTGTCCCATGCTACATGAGTATAACCTGTCAAAGAAGGATGAAAGAGATCCACCTCTGGATTGTATGCCTCCCTAGTGAAGATGGCACCCCATTGAGTAGAATCATGCCGAGGATGATAATGATCCACCACAGAAGCTTTCTTCATGTGAGTAAATAGAACTGGAAATGTACTTTCCAAGGATTGATCGCAACACCATGAGAGCATTTAATGAAGTCATGCCTGAGCACCTTTTTTTTGgctaatcaaaattatttgtaacCAGTTTTTTCTTCTAGATCCTTTTCctgatatataatatacactTTACCTGTTTCTGGAATTTAATACAAATAGTTGATCAGTATTGACCGGATTTCTAATGACATCATTAATTAAATCTTTTGCTACCAGAAAATGTTATTTCCAGATTGTACTTGGAAAGATTATGAAAAATCCTCTATTTTAAGGAAGAGTTCAATAGGTAAATAGTATCATACAAATACAAAGAACTTCATGATTGTATACACATGCAATTCGTAGTCGGGAGATAAACTTACTTGGTATCTTCCTGTGCCTTGACTGGGCATGACTGAATAGATCTTTCCCTGTAATGACCTTTAGCTGATGGCATGCAAATAATTTCGGAGCCAGATTTACCTGCTCTAAATCATGTTCTGATTTTTTATCAATGCCCTTAAAACTTCACTCACCAAGTTCTAAGGAGTGCAGGAGCAATCCAGCGTCTCCTTCAAAATGGTCTGCTTGCTGCCGATACCATTGACAAAGCTGATGAAGCAACTATCAAAGGCTTGATTTACCCTGTATGTTATTTTTCTGCAATAGTTTATGAAAGTCCTAATACTTCgctttctctttttatttatttatttgttgaaattttAGGTTGGTTTTTATACAAGAAAAGCTGCTAACATGAAGAAAATTGCAAACATCTGTCTCATGAAGTATGATGGAGACATACCTAGCTCGTTGGAGGAACTGCTCCTACTTCCAGGGATAGGCCCTAAGATGGCTCATTTGGTAGGGATTGATTGCAGTATTTGTGTAAATCAGAATGTTGCCTTAGCATCTCCAAGTTGTGTGATATGTTTTGGTGTAGGTTATGAATGTTGGGTGGAATAATGTTCAAGGGATATGTGTTGATACTCATGTGCACCGGATTTGTAATCGGCTTGGATGGGTATCAAAGTCCTGCACAAAACAGGTGCCTCTATCATTATCGTTTGTCACATTTGATCTATACAAGCAGGTTGTCAACTTTGGTAGTTTCCTGAAAACTGATTTCACCTATGGGAAATTGCACTTGctctcattaaatattttactacaACTTGCTCATTCTTCTATCATAAAGAATAGGGTGGAAGATGatatttgatctattttttttttttgatcaataaaagatagatattatatatatgaatgaaaaaaggTATAAcccttgtacacaggaagtatacatgagtactcctaaatacattctaagaacgataaattaaagacaagaaatcatgaatatTGTCCCCATGCAAaacaatagtggaaaaccaacacattagtgtgtggagaaaaaaattcttcaactcagtcATTGTCCGTTCcgtatcttcaaagcacctcgcattcctttccgtccaaatacaccacataatgcacaacggaatcatcttccacactgctgccacttgttGACAGCCTTGCAACTTTGTCCAACAACCCATCAAATCCACAaccctcaaaggcataacccaagcaacatcaaccctttgaaaaatctcatcccacaacactcttgttacctcacaatgtaataaGAGATGGTTCAcggattctccattctttttacacatatagCACCAATCCACCAATACAcaacctctcttcctcaagttgtccgtagtcaatatcttcccaagagcagcattccaaacaaaaaaagctactttagaaggcacacgagctctccaaatattcttccaagggaacggGGTATTATCAAGATGTGTAGTCAAGATGCTATAATACGCCTTGACTGTACATATCTTGtgattattagacctccacttcaaactatctcgTTGTGCCATAGGAATCTCCATGGAATATAATAAACTGAAAAAAACTGAGACACtaggtaattcccaatcatggaaatccctaTTAAATAGAATATTCCACTGGTGCGtaccatgagaaaataacctCACCTCCGCCACTGCCTCCCTATTAGCTACAATACGGTATAGAGCCGGAAAAACCCTTTCCAGTGCCtgttctccacaccacacatctcgCCAAAATCTGATTTGATTGCCCTCACCAACAACAAAACGAATTTTATTTGCAAAGcatggccaccccttccttatatacttccataatcccacaccatacccccctctcacttcattagagcaccacCCACCCAGCCCAATACCATATCTTGCATCAATAACatccttccacaatgatcccccctccaaatgatatctccaaagccattttcctaataaagctttattaaaggttctcaagttacacacacccaaccccccattcacaactgagCCACATACAGTCTTCCAACTcaccaaatgaaattttttctcctcccccatgcccccccataagaatgccctaaagagtttctccattctgttcaccacccctacaggcataggaaacagagataaaaaataagtggggaggttagtgagagtactcttgataagagtgaggc
This window of the Juglans regia cultivar Chandler chromosome 12, Walnut 2.0, whole genome shotgun sequence genome carries:
- the LOC108992487 gene encoding endonuclease III homolog 1, chloroplastic-like isoform X3, which produces MRNPASEPNPGSESSNGGSASELRVFVRKKRGRKTIETQETKYEAEPLDQKLRGPPEIEEFGYKQVNGSFQSSNTSFANGEPPPNWEKVLEGIRKMRSTEDAPVDTMGCEKAGNSLPPKERRFAVLVSSLLSSQTKDNVTHGAIQRLLQNGLLAADTIDKADEATIKGLIYPVGFYTRKAANMKKIANICLMKYDGDIPSSLEELLLLPGIGPKMAHLVMNVGWNNVQGICVDTHVHRICNRLGWVSKSCTKQKTSTPEETREALQLWLPKEEWVPINPLLVGFGQTVCTPLRPNCGMCSVSDFCPSAFREISRSPSKSKRSSLSKKL
- the LOC108992487 gene encoding endonuclease III homolog 1, chloroplastic-like isoform X5, encoding MRNPASEPNPGSESSNGGSASELRVFVRKKRGRKTIETQETKYEAEPLDQKLRGPPEIEEFGYKQVNGSFQSSEPPPNWEKVLEGIRKMRSTEDAPVDTMGCEKAGNSLPPKERRFAVLVSSLLSSQTKDNVTHGAIQRLLQNGLLAADTIDKADEATIKGLIYPVGFYTRKAANMKKIANICLMKYDGDIPSSLEELLLLPGIGPKMAHLVMNVGWNNVQGICVDTHVHRICNRLGWVSKSCTKQKTSTPEETREALQLWLPKEEWVPINPLLVGFGQTVCTPLRPNCGMCSVSDFCPSAFREISRSPSKSKRSSLSKKL
- the LOC108992487 gene encoding endonuclease III homolog 1, chloroplastic-like isoform X4; this translates as MRNPASEPNPGSESSNGGSASELRVFVRKKRGRKTIETQETKYEAEPLDQKLRGPPEIEEFGYKQVNGSFQSIPTGEPPPNWEKVLEGIRKMRSTEDAPVDTMGCEKAGNSLPPKERRFAVLVSSLLSSQTKDNVTHGAIQRLLQNGLLAADTIDKADEATIKGLIYPVGFYTRKAANMKKIANICLMKYDGDIPSSLEELLLLPGIGPKMAHLVMNVGWNNVQGICVDTHVHRICNRLGWVSKSCTKQKTSTPEETREALQLWLPKEEWVPINPLLVGFGQTVCTPLRPNCGMCSVSDFCPSAFREISRSPSKSKRSSLSKKL
- the LOC108992487 gene encoding endonuclease III homolog 1, chloroplastic-like isoform X1 yields the protein MRNPASEPNPGSESSNGGSASELRVFVRKKRGRKTIETQETKYEAEPLDQKLRGPPEIEEFGYKQVNGSFQSTVETFLSKPRFESFICDGVPLNIPTGEPPPNWEKVLEGIRKMRSTEDAPVDTMGCEKAGNSLPPKERRFAVLVSSLLSSQTKDNVTHGAIQRLLQNGLLAADTIDKADEATIKGLIYPVGFYTRKAANMKKIANICLMKYDGDIPSSLEELLLLPGIGPKMAHLVMNVGWNNVQGICVDTHVHRICNRLGWVSKSCTKQKTSTPEETREALQLWLPKEEWVPINPLLVGFGQTVCTPLRPNCGMCSVSDFCPSAFREISRSPSKSKRSSLSKKL
- the LOC108992487 gene encoding endonuclease III homolog 1, chloroplastic-like isoform X2 — its product is MRNPASEPNPGSESSNGGSASELRVFVRKKRGRKTIETQETKYEAEPLDQKLRGPPEIEEFGYKQVNGSFQSSNTSFANVPTGEPPPNWEKVLEGIRKMRSTEDAPVDTMGCEKAGNSLPPKERRFAVLVSSLLSSQTKDNVTHGAIQRLLQNGLLAADTIDKADEATIKGLIYPVGFYTRKAANMKKIANICLMKYDGDIPSSLEELLLLPGIGPKMAHLVMNVGWNNVQGICVDTHVHRICNRLGWVSKSCTKQKTSTPEETREALQLWLPKEEWVPINPLLVGFGQTVCTPLRPNCGMCSVSDFCPSAFREISRSPSKSKRSSLSKKL